The Amycolatopsis mongoliensis genome includes a window with the following:
- a CDS encoding hemolysin family protein: MIQILFAVLGVLLFVLLTAGTGLAVAAEFSLTALERSTVDANVRQVGDRRSLTVQKAHRTLSFQLSGAQVAITLTTLVTGYLAEPLIGELVRPLLTGVGLPEGFASGASIVLALIIATSLSMILGEMVPKNLAIARPLPTARAVAGYHSRFSALFRWLITLMNNSANFLVRKFGVEPQEELRSARSPQELGSIVRSSAESGTLDTSTAELLDRSLRFGERTAEELMTPRVQLESLATGDTIEDLIDLSRRTGFSRFPVHAEDLDDVRGAVHVKQAFAVPAADRAAVPIGSVMRPVPTVPESLPGDDLLDRLRDSRFQLAIVVDEYGGTAGLVTLEDVVEEIIGDVRDEHDDREAPAAQQVGTDSWLVSGQLRADEVTDVTGFRMPDGDYETIAGLILERLGKIPAEGDAAEVDGWRLTVTTMDKRRIAEVEVAPVRAAAEAEVTS; this comes from the coding sequence ATGATCCAGATCCTCTTCGCCGTGCTCGGCGTCCTCCTCTTCGTGCTGCTGACCGCCGGCACCGGGCTGGCCGTCGCGGCCGAGTTCTCGCTGACCGCGCTCGAGCGCAGCACCGTCGACGCCAACGTCCGCCAGGTCGGCGACCGCCGGTCGCTGACCGTCCAGAAGGCACACCGGACGCTGTCCTTCCAGCTCTCCGGCGCCCAGGTCGCGATCACGCTCACCACGCTGGTCACCGGGTACCTGGCCGAGCCGCTCATCGGCGAGCTCGTCCGGCCGCTGCTCACCGGCGTCGGGCTCCCGGAGGGGTTCGCGTCCGGGGCGTCGATCGTGCTCGCCCTGATCATCGCCACCTCGCTGTCGATGATCCTCGGCGAAATGGTGCCGAAGAACCTCGCCATCGCCCGGCCGCTGCCGACCGCACGCGCCGTGGCCGGCTACCACTCGCGGTTCTCGGCGCTCTTCCGGTGGCTCATCACGCTGATGAACAACAGCGCGAACTTCCTCGTGCGCAAGTTCGGCGTCGAGCCCCAGGAGGAGCTGCGGTCCGCGCGCTCGCCGCAGGAGCTGGGCTCGATCGTGCGGTCCAGCGCCGAAAGCGGCACGCTCGACACGTCGACCGCGGAGCTGCTGGACCGCTCGCTGCGGTTCGGCGAGCGCACCGCGGAGGAGCTCATGACCCCGCGCGTGCAGCTCGAATCGCTCGCGACCGGCGACACCATCGAGGACCTCATCGACCTCTCGCGCCGCACCGGGTTCTCCCGCTTCCCGGTGCACGCCGAGGACCTCGACGACGTCCGCGGCGCCGTGCACGTCAAGCAGGCTTTCGCCGTCCCCGCGGCGGACCGGGCCGCCGTGCCGATCGGCTCGGTCATGCGGCCGGTGCCGACGGTTCCCGAGTCCCTCCCCGGCGACGACCTGCTCGACCGGCTGCGCGACTCCCGCTTCCAGCTGGCGATCGTCGTCGACGAGTACGGCGGCACGGCCGGCCTCGTGACCCTGGAAGACGTCGTCGAGGAGATCATCGGCGACGTCCGCGACGAGCACGACGACCGCGAGGCGCCGGCGGCGCAGCAGGTCGGCACCGACAGCTGGCTGGTGTCCGGGCAGCTGCGCGCCGACGAGGTCACCGACGTCACCGGGTTCCGGATGCCGGACGGCGACTACGAGACCATCGCCGGGCTGATCCTCGAGCGGCTGGGCAAGATCCCCGCCGAGGGTGACGCCGCCGAGGTCGACGGCTGGCGGCTCACCGTCACCACGATGGACAAGCGCCGGATCGCCGAGGTCGAAGTCGCCCCGGTCCGGGCGGCGGCGGAAGCCGAGGTGACCTCGTGA
- a CDS encoding hemolysin family protein — protein MSDWLNIALVVVLLLTNAFFVGAEFTLISSRRDRLEALLEQGKTRAKIVINASKHVSLMLAGAQLGITICSLLLGRLGEPAIAHRLSAFFDLLGLPETLLHAVSFAIALAIITVLHVLIGEMVPKNLAIAEPERLALWLVPVHVGWVKIANPFIWLLNFVANSLLRAVKVEPKDELETAYTSDELAELLSESRREGLIDQSEHRRLTQTLSSVQKTVADVLVPTAELTTLPCGPTVGDVEQAVSSTGFSRFPVCTDDGRLTGYIHVKDVLELAGHDPATIVPDAKTRPLTELRADARLDVALSAMRKEGSHLARALDVDGKAVGVVALEDLVEEYVGTVRDGTHVGA, from the coding sequence GTGAGCGACTGGCTGAACATCGCCCTGGTCGTGGTCCTGCTGCTGACCAACGCCTTCTTCGTCGGCGCGGAGTTCACGCTGATCTCCTCGCGGCGGGACAGGCTCGAAGCGTTGCTGGAGCAGGGCAAGACGCGCGCGAAGATCGTGATCAACGCGAGCAAGCACGTGTCGCTCATGCTCGCCGGCGCGCAGCTGGGCATCACCATCTGCTCCCTGCTGCTCGGCCGCCTCGGCGAGCCCGCGATCGCGCACCGGCTCTCGGCGTTCTTCGACCTGCTGGGCCTGCCCGAGACACTGCTGCACGCGGTCTCGTTCGCCATCGCGCTGGCGATCATCACCGTGCTGCACGTCCTGATCGGCGAAATGGTGCCGAAGAACCTCGCGATCGCCGAGCCCGAGCGGCTCGCGCTGTGGCTGGTGCCGGTGCACGTCGGGTGGGTCAAGATCGCCAACCCGTTCATCTGGCTGCTGAACTTCGTCGCCAACTCGCTGCTGCGCGCGGTGAAGGTCGAGCCGAAGGACGAGCTCGAGACGGCCTACACCTCCGACGAGCTGGCCGAGCTGCTCAGCGAGTCGCGGCGGGAAGGCCTGATCGACCAGTCCGAGCACCGGCGGCTCACCCAGACGCTGTCGTCGGTGCAGAAGACGGTGGCCGACGTGCTGGTCCCCACCGCCGAGCTGACGACCCTGCCCTGCGGGCCGACCGTCGGCGACGTCGAGCAGGCGGTTTCCTCCACCGGCTTCTCGCGGTTCCCGGTGTGCACCGACGACGGGCGGCTGACCGGCTACATCCACGTCAAGGACGTCCTCGAGCTGGCCGGTCACGACCCGGCGACGATCGTGCCCGACGCGAAGACGCGCCCCCTCACCGAGCTGCGGGCCGACGCCCGCCTCGACGTCGCGCTTTCGGCCATGCGCAAGGAAGGCAGCCACCTGGCGCGGGCGCTGGACGTCGACGGGAAGGCCGTCGGGGTCGTCGCGCTCGAGGACCTCGTCGAGGAGTACGTGGGCACGGTGCGCGACGGAACCCACGTGGGCGCATGA
- a CDS encoding 3-methyladenine DNA glycosylase → MTAVDVLAEPDWLAREAAHVERMRRWTVPHQERRSRGEKHPVLDFLFTYYSYRPSHLERWQPGPGVALAGPAARRFLDRKGYVETADGVVLDPGGFTEGKARTAEFVLGLLTATASRAPRLSCFGLHEWAMVYREPADSVRHNQVPLRLGSAGTDAVVESSDIRCGHFDAFRFFTDGARPRNGLTPSRETQVALEQPGCLHANMDLFKWAYKLDPFVPAELVADAFELAAEIRTLDMRASPYDLAALGYPPVRIETAEGRAEYARAQGDFARRAAPVRARLIAHCHRLVSAAP, encoded by the coding sequence ATGACCGCCGTCGACGTGCTCGCCGAACCGGACTGGCTGGCCCGGGAGGCGGCGCACGTCGAGCGGATGCGGCGGTGGACGGTCCCGCACCAGGAGCGGCGCTCGCGGGGCGAGAAGCACCCGGTGCTGGACTTCCTGTTCACCTACTACTCGTACCGGCCGTCGCACCTCGAGCGGTGGCAGCCCGGGCCCGGCGTCGCGCTCGCCGGACCCGCGGCGCGGCGCTTCCTGGACCGCAAGGGGTACGTCGAGACCGCCGACGGCGTGGTCCTCGACCCGGGGGGCTTCACCGAAGGCAAGGCGCGGACGGCCGAGTTCGTCCTCGGCCTGCTGACCGCGACGGCGTCCCGCGCGCCGCGGCTGAGCTGCTTCGGGCTGCACGAGTGGGCGATGGTCTACCGCGAGCCGGCCGACTCGGTGCGGCACAACCAGGTCCCGCTCCGGCTGGGCTCGGCGGGCACCGACGCCGTCGTGGAGTCCTCGGACATCCGGTGCGGGCACTTCGACGCGTTCCGGTTCTTCACCGACGGCGCCCGGCCCAGGAACGGGCTGACGCCGTCCCGGGAGACGCAGGTCGCACTCGAGCAGCCGGGGTGCCTGCACGCGAACATGGATCTGTTCAAATGGGCTTACAAGCTCGATCCGTTCGTGCCCGCCGAGCTCGTGGCGGACGCTTTCGAGCTGGCCGCCGAGATCCGGACGCTGGACATGCGGGCGAGCCCGTACGACCTGGCGGCGCTCGGCTACCCGCCGGTGCGGATCGAGACGGCCGAGGGACGGGCGGAGTACGCCCGGGCCCAGGGTGACTTCGCCCGGCGGGCGGCACCGGTGCGTGCCCGGCTGATCGCGCACTGCCATCGCCTGGTCAGCGCAGCACCCTGA